The following are encoded together in the Sulfuricurvum sp. genome:
- a CDS encoding molybdopterin-dependent oxidoreductase, whose protein sequence is MTKVMNNNRRDFLKVSGMTAALVASQGSLFAKTNVISVENGKDNYPNTNYSEDMYRNEFAFTYGKKEEHGFAYHCVNCQGNCAWEVWSSNGVITRENQSARYPVINAKIPDFNPRGCNKGVQHSQVMYQKDRILYPMVRVGERGEGKWKRVSWDEAAERVCQEIFNCMTDPERGPDKLMVHAGTGLLTEGRRGAPLRFSTQLGAIRIYPSSYLGDMFSGAAIAYGEGNVGCTWDFMYNVDTAVMWGGNPSVSRIPDAHFVWEGKYNGAKVIVITPEFNATAKSADLWIPIKAGSDNILAMGVINVILNEKLYKPEFMQTFTDLPFLVDTETQKMLRRSDMEHAANEEDHHKFEEQFYSMNKTTGKVALMPGTEGSTIKSLRLDEQDIEPELEGTWTITDVNGKKRTVTTVFEMLKKSAAKFAPEAIKDVTGVHPETTRQLARDIALPKVVEITTGFSLNKYFNGVLSIWNIASICGLTGRMGPYGGLNTENEFTLSGLGVLGGFSGKYNARFGSGFVGEFIFGDGMKTFDEYFSDEDVKRAQNGMSKKEYMAVVSEMLGHGKNNTENLDSKHGNQNKPWWQPDCALIVADSKFRRNKGSEYRKAFLSKTKFYGYVDYRMSEAAQYADVLLPAKSHYEVYDLRTSPGYHRFTNLAQPVANIKNVGEAMDEWSMFTLLAKKMEELANRPENIDKAKVKDHPKYAKPGFHDLTIFHKEYTNTDPESEGAGENYLGTDKMAVQAALEKCEQYEPWTMEKMYKVGGFLLINEKAAKSSPLYPDRPYSSMEFNLYKFERLETLSGRQTFYVDHDMYIKMGAATNTGMEGIRPKSKDYPYVFMTPHARWSIHSNYKTSRTLLRLQRGVPAAQVNRVVAEAKGIKDGDTIRIYNALGEFYAMAKLSSSAPADGLVMEHGWEPYMYLKNKGHNEVVPTSLNLLEMADGWGHLKFGGLWDGNQYAYDGAVNYEKAKDVQY, encoded by the coding sequence ATGACAAAAGTAATGAACAATAATCGCCGTGACTTCCTGAAAGTATCAGGGATGACGGCTGCGTTAGTGGCATCTCAAGGTTCACTTTTCGCAAAAACCAATGTTATTTCAGTCGAGAATGGCAAGGATAACTATCCAAATACTAACTATTCTGAAGATATGTACCGTAACGAATTCGCATTTACATACGGTAAAAAAGAGGAACACGGTTTTGCATACCACTGTGTAAACTGTCAAGGTAACTGTGCATGGGAAGTATGGTCAAGTAACGGCGTTATTACCCGTGAAAACCAATCGGCTCGCTATCCGGTGATCAATGCAAAAATCCCTGACTTCAACCCGCGCGGATGTAACAAAGGGGTACAACACTCACAAGTAATGTATCAAAAAGACCGTATCCTTTATCCTATGGTCCGTGTCGGTGAACGCGGTGAAGGTAAATGGAAACGTGTTAGCTGGGATGAAGCTGCTGAGCGTGTATGTCAAGAAATTTTCAACTGTATGACAGATCCTGAACGCGGACCGGATAAATTGATGGTTCATGCCGGTACAGGTCTTTTGACTGAAGGGCGCCGTGGTGCACCACTACGTTTCTCGACTCAACTCGGTGCCATCCGTATTTATCCGTCATCTTACCTCGGGGACATGTTCTCAGGTGCGGCGATTGCATACGGTGAAGGTAACGTCGGTTGTACATGGGATTTCATGTATAACGTCGATACTGCGGTAATGTGGGGTGGAAATCCGTCGGTTTCTCGTATCCCGGATGCTCACTTCGTATGGGAAGGAAAATATAACGGAGCAAAAGTCATCGTTATTACTCCGGAATTCAATGCAACAGCTAAATCTGCTGACCTTTGGATCCCGATCAAAGCAGGTTCAGATAATATCCTAGCGATGGGTGTTATCAATGTAATCTTGAATGAAAAATTGTATAAACCTGAGTTTATGCAAACGTTCACGGACCTTCCGTTCCTAGTAGATACTGAAACGCAAAAAATGCTTCGCCGTTCTGATATGGAGCATGCTGCAAATGAAGAAGACCATCATAAATTCGAAGAGCAATTCTACTCTATGAATAAAACGACCGGTAAAGTTGCATTGATGCCAGGAACTGAAGGAAGTACGATCAAATCATTGCGTCTTGATGAGCAAGATATTGAGCCGGAACTTGAAGGAACATGGACTATTACAGATGTAAACGGCAAAAAACGTACTGTTACGACTGTTTTTGAAATGTTGAAAAAATCAGCGGCTAAATTTGCACCTGAAGCGATTAAAGATGTAACGGGTGTCCATCCTGAAACAACACGTCAATTAGCACGTGATATCGCATTGCCGAAAGTTGTAGAAATCACTACCGGATTCTCATTGAACAAATATTTCAACGGTGTTCTATCGATCTGGAATATCGCGTCTATCTGTGGATTGACTGGACGTATGGGACCATACGGCGGATTGAATACGGAGAATGAGTTTACTCTATCAGGACTAGGTGTTCTTGGTGGATTCAGCGGTAAATACAATGCTCGTTTCGGATCAGGATTCGTGGGTGAATTCATATTCGGTGACGGTATGAAAACATTTGATGAATACTTCAGTGATGAAGATGTCAAACGTGCACAAAACGGTATGTCTAAAAAAGAGTATATGGCAGTCGTTTCTGAAATGCTCGGTCATGGTAAAAACAATACAGAAAACTTGGACTCTAAACACGGTAATCAAAATAAACCGTGGTGGCAACCGGATTGTGCATTGATCGTTGCTGACTCTAAGTTCCGTCGTAATAAAGGCTCTGAATACCGCAAAGCATTCTTGAGCAAAACCAAATTCTATGGGTATGTAGACTATCGTATGTCTGAAGCGGCTCAGTATGCAGATGTATTGTTACCGGCTAAATCACACTATGAAGTTTATGACTTACGTACAAGTCCTGGTTATCACCGTTTCACCAACTTGGCTCAGCCGGTTGCGAACATCAAAAATGTCGGTGAAGCGATGGATGAATGGTCTATGTTTACTCTTCTTGCGAAGAAAATGGAAGAGCTTGCAAACCGACCGGAAAATATCGATAAAGCAAAAGTTAAAGATCATCCGAAATATGCGAAACCTGGTTTCCATGATTTGACGATTTTCCATAAAGAGTACACGAATACAGACCCTGAATCTGAAGGTGCAGGAGAAAACTATCTCGGTACCGACAAAATGGCAGTACAAGCAGCGTTGGAAAAATGTGAGCAGTATGAGCCGTGGACGATGGAAAAAATGTACAAAGTGGGTGGATTCTTGTTGATCAATGAAAAAGCGGCAAAATCTTCTCCATTGTACCCAGACCGTCCGTATAGCTCAATGGAATTCAACCTCTATAAATTTGAGCGTCTTGAGACATTGTCCGGGCGTCAAACATTCTATGTTGACCATGATATGTACATCAAAATGGGTGCTGCGACTAATACTGGTATGGAAGGGATTCGTCCTAAGTCTAAAGACTATCCGTATGTATTCATGACTCCGCATGCACGCTGGTCAATTCACTCGAATTACAAAACGTCACGTACGTTGCTACGCTTGCAACGTGGTGTTCCTGCGGCACAAGTGAATCGTGTAGTTGCTGAGGCAAAAGGGATCAAAGATGGCGATACCATCCGTATTTACAATGCACTTGGTGAATTCTATGCGATGGCAAAACTCTCTTCTTCTGCACCGGCTGATGGCTTGGTAATGGAGCATGGATGGGAACCGTACATGTATTTGAAAAACAAAGGGCACAATGAAGTTGTACCAACATCATTGAATCTTCTTGAGATGGCAGACGGATGGGGTCACCTTAAATTCGGTGGTCTGTGGGACGGTAACCAATACGCATATGACGGCGCGGTTAACTACGAAAAAGCAAAAGACGTACAGTACTAA
- a CDS encoding 4Fe-4S binding protein, translating to MSKRQLAMVMDLNKCIGCQTCTVACKTQWTNRNGREYMYWN from the coding sequence ATGTCTAAACGACAATTAGCAATGGTAATGGACCTGAACAAATGTATCGGGTGCCAAACATGTACCGTAGCATGTAAAACGCAATGGACGAACCGTAACGGTCGTGAATATATGTATTGGAATAA